One segment of Cottoperca gobio chromosome 24, fCotGob3.1, whole genome shotgun sequence DNA contains the following:
- the hey2 gene encoding hairy/enhancer-of-split related with YRPW motif protein 2 has translation MKRPCEDSSSEDSDVEETIDVGSESISPGHMKASLMRCGSPTATTQVTARKKRRGIIEKRRRDRINNSLSELRRLVPTAFEKQGSAKLEKAEILQMTVDHLKVLQATGGKGYFDAHALALDFLSLGFRECVTEVSRYLSAAEGLDSSDPLRSRLLSHLASCSSQRDAAAITVTSHSSHLHHHQQPHPLPHPFHPHHWAAAAFRPLPATAPPYGLSLSVSTDAGGGGAPQRLAELSQRSVASSFSCHADSSSSPSSSSSSSSLMLPCTPTHLHSLSLSASFPITLHRGFPILPPSSFTSATTSPPISSSSSSSSQTPHSSSKPYRPWGTEVGAF, from the exons ATGAAGCGGCCGTGTGAGGACAGCAGCTCGGAGGACAGTGACGTGGAGGAAACCATCGATGTGGGCAGTGAGAGCATTTCTCCAGG GCACATGAAGGCGTCTTTAATGAGATGCGGATCACCGACCGCGACCACGCAAGTGACTGCGAGGAAAAAACGCAGAGGG ATTATCGAGAAGCGACGCAGAGACAGAATCAACAACAGTCTGTCGGAGTTACGGAGGCTCGTCCCCACCGCCTTCGAGAAGCAG GGTTCAGCTAAACTGGAGAAGGCAGAGATTCTTCAGATGACTGTGGACCATCTGAAGGTGCTGCAGGCGACCGGAGGGAAAG gttATTTCGACGCCCACGCTCTGGCTCTGGACTTCCTGTCTCTGGGTTTCAGGGAGTGCGTGACGGAGGTTTCCCGCTACCTGAGCGCCGCGGAGGGCCTGGACTCCAGCGACCCTCTGCGCTCCCGCCTGCTCTCCCACCTCGCCTCCTGCTCCTCGCAGCGTGACGCCGCCGCCATCACCGTGACCTCCCATTCGTCAcatctccaccaccaccagcagcctCACCCTCTACCTCACCCCTTCCACCCACACCACTGGGCGGCGGCAGCCTTTCGGCCTCTGCCGGCCACCGCGCCGCCGTACGGACTGAGTCTGTCTGTTTCTACAGAtgctggaggaggtggagccCCCCAGAGGCTGGCGGAGTTGTCACAACGCAGCGtggcctcctccttctcctgccacgcagactcctcctcctctccttcctcctcctcctcttcttcgtctCTCATGCTCCCCTGCACCCCCACTCACCTGCACTCCCTCTCACTCTCGGCGTCATTTCCCATCACCCTCCACAGGGGTTTccccatcctccctccctcctccttcacctccgcCACCACCAGTcctcccatctcctcctcctcctcctcttcctcccagaCTCCTCACAGCAGCAGTAAACCCTACAGACCGTGGGGAACTGAGGTCGGAGCTTTCTGA